From Pontibacter actiniarum, a single genomic window includes:
- the hisS gene encoding histidine--tRNA ligase: MSKEKPSIPKGTRDFGPAVVVKRNYIFGVIKRTFEKFGYLPLETPAMEQLSVLTGKYGDEGDQLIFKILNSGDFLAKTKPEDVEQGAKHLTRKISEKALRYDLTVPFARFVVMNRNEINFPFKRYQIQPVWRADRPQKGRYREFYQCDADVVGTNSLLCEAEIVQMIDEVLTSLELKDFTIKINHRGVLAGIAEAIGEKGREGDICVAIDKLDKIGQEGVRKELLERGIAEEAVNKLEPLYNLSGSNEEKLEQLQSLLGNTAEGQRGLNDLRDVWQYLSQLGSGALSTQNPSGQPRLMLDVTLARGLSYYTGCIFEVKVNNVSMGSISGGGRYDNLTGMFGMPGVSGVGFSFGVDRIYDVLEELGLFPGSSQVGTKVLMVQFDKESELYSLPLLQKLRDAGIASELYPEAAKLKKQMSYADQKNIPFVLLIGSEEIKSGKLQLRDMKTGEQHALHIDEIIAQLNS; this comes from the coding sequence ATGAGCAAAGAGAAACCATCTATACCGAAAGGAACCCGTGACTTTGGCCCGGCAGTCGTGGTCAAGCGCAACTATATTTTTGGCGTTATAAAGCGCACCTTCGAAAAGTTCGGCTACCTGCCGCTGGAAACACCGGCCATGGAGCAACTGTCGGTGCTGACAGGCAAGTATGGCGACGAGGGCGACCAGTTGATCTTCAAGATCCTGAACTCCGGCGACTTCCTTGCCAAAACAAAACCAGAGGACGTGGAGCAGGGGGCAAAGCACCTGACACGCAAGATATCAGAGAAAGCGCTGCGCTACGACCTCACCGTGCCCTTCGCACGCTTCGTGGTGATGAACCGCAACGAGATCAATTTCCCCTTCAAGCGGTACCAGATCCAGCCGGTATGGCGGGCAGACCGTCCGCAGAAAGGCCGCTACCGCGAGTTTTACCAGTGCGACGCCGATGTGGTAGGCACCAATTCGCTGCTTTGCGAGGCGGAAATCGTGCAGATGATAGATGAGGTCCTGACATCGTTGGAGCTGAAGGACTTCACAATAAAGATAAACCACCGTGGCGTACTGGCAGGCATAGCCGAGGCTATCGGTGAGAAGGGCCGTGAAGGAGACATTTGCGTTGCCATCGATAAACTGGATAAAATCGGCCAGGAGGGTGTGCGCAAAGAGCTCCTGGAGCGCGGCATTGCGGAGGAAGCCGTAAACAAGCTGGAGCCTCTGTACAACCTGTCGGGCTCAAACGAGGAAAAGCTGGAGCAGCTACAGTCGCTGCTGGGCAACACAGCCGAAGGGCAGCGCGGCCTGAACGACCTGCGGGACGTGTGGCAGTACCTCAGCCAGCTTGGCAGCGGTGCCCTCTCCACACAAAATCCATCCGGGCAACCGCGCCTGATGCTGGATGTAACCCTGGCCCGCGGCCTCTCCTACTACACCGGCTGCATTTTCGAGGTGAAGGTAAACAACGTGAGCATGGGCAGCATCAGCGGAGGAGGACGCTACGATAACCTGACCGGCATGTTCGGCATGCCAGGTGTGTCTGGTGTCGGCTTCTCGTTTGGCGTGGACCGTATCTATGACGTACTGGAAGAGCTGGGCCTGTTCCCGGGCAGCAGCCAGGTAGGCACGAAGGTGCTGATGGTTCAGTTCGATAAAGAGTCAGAGCTGTACTCCCTCCCGCTCCTGCAAAAGCTGCGCGATGCCGGTATAGCCTCAGAGCTTTACCCGGAGGCTGCCAAGCTGAAAAAGCAGATGAGTTACGCGGACCAGAAGAATATCCCGTTTGTGCTGCTCATCGGTTCAGAGGAAATAAAAAGCGGCAAGTTACAGCTGCGCGATATGAAGACAGGAGAGCAGCACGCACTGCATATCGACGAAATCATTGCCCAACTTAACTCCTAA